The following nucleotide sequence is from Fibrobacter sp..
AAGCACGGACTCAGGAAAAACCAGCCGGCACAGAAAGTGAACAAAAAAGCCCGGTAAGGACCGAACCCAAAAAAGACGTTCAGTTAACTTTTCTTGATACACTGAATCGGGGTAAGGAGATAAGGCTTGCAGGTACCGACTTTAAAAGTACTTTCAATCAGGCTCCCCAGGATCAGAGTCCCGCGACATTGAAGTACAGGATACAACTGTTTGCCTCAAGCCAGATTGAAGCTCTGCGGGAGCAGAAAAAAGTGGCGGAGGAAAAAACAAATCTTCCTGTTTTTATTGCCTACGAAGCTCCTTATTACAAGTTGTTTGCCGGTGACTTTATTCAGAAAACAGAAGCTGAGAGCAATCTGAGAAAACTGAAAAAGATCGGGTACAATGATGCCTGGATTGTATCGGGCAAAAGTACTCCGGCAAACTAGGTAATT
It contains:
- a CDS encoding SPOR domain-containing protein is translated as MRKRVIVISLIAFCLNCTPYFISRKARTQEKPAGTESEQKSPVRTEPKKDVQLTFLDTLNRGKEIRLAGTDFKSTFNQAPQDQSPATLKYRIQLFASSQIEALREQKKVAEEKTNLPVFIAYEAPYYKLFAGDFIQKTEAESNLRKLKKIGYNDAWIVSGKSTPAN